A section of the Phacochoerus africanus isolate WHEZ1 chromosome 4, ROS_Pafr_v1, whole genome shotgun sequence genome encodes:
- the LOC125124402 gene encoding olfactory receptor 10V1-like, producing the protein MEEANQTETIRFHFRPFSKLPEVQMLIFVTFLIMYLVSISGNSSIALIIWIYRSLHTPMYFFLASLAVLEICYSSTIAPLTLASILSTEKTLISLPGCGAQMFFFIFLGSADCVLLAIMAYDRFVAICHPLHYTLMMSWQLCARLALGSLALGFILAMQLTVLIFRLPFCSSKEVGMFYCDVLPVMRLACADTRVHEATLFVVGVTVLTIPFLLITLSYVFIVAATLKIRSAEGRHKAFSTCSSHLTVVLLQYGGGSLIYLCPSSSYSPEWGQVVSVVYTFITPMLNPLIYSLRNRELKDALKRATMRFLPS; encoded by the coding sequence ATGGAGGAGGCGAATCAGACTGAGACGATCCGCTTCCACTTCCGCCCCTTCTCCAAACTCCCCGAGGTGCAGATGCTGATTTTCGTGACCTTCCTGATTATGTACCTGGTCAGCatcagcggcaacagctccattGCTCTCATCATCTGGATCTACCGttccctccacacccccatgtacttcttcctggcCAGCCTGGCCGTCCTGGAGATCTGCTACTCCTCTACCATTGCCCCTCTCACTCTGGCCAGCATCCTGTCCACGGAGAAAACCCTCATCTCCCTGCCTGGCTGTGGTGCCCAGATGTTCTTCTTCATATTCCTGGGCAGTGCGGACTGCGTGCTGCTGGCCATCATGGCCTATGACAGGtttgtggccatctgccaccctTTGCATTACACCCTCATGATGAGCTGGCAGTTGTGTGCCCGACTGGCTCTGGGCTCTCTGGCGCTGGGCTTCATCTTGGCCATGCAGCTGACTGTGCTCATCTTCCGACTCCCCTTCTGCAGCAGCAAGGAAGTCGGCATGTTCTATTGTGATGTCCTTCCCGTCATGAGATTGGCCTGTGCGGATACCCGGGTCCACGAGGCCACTTTGTTTGTGGTTGGTGTCACTGTCCTCACCATACCCTTCCTGCTCATCACCCTCTCCTATGTCTTCATTGTGGCCGCCACCCTCAAGATCCGCTCCGCAGAGGGGAGGCacaaggccttctccacctgctcctcccatcTGACCGTGGTCCTGCTCCAGTACGGAGGTGGGAGCCTCATCTACCTGTGCCCCAGCTCCAGCTACTCTCCAGAGTGGGGCCAGGTCGTGTCTGTGGTTTACACATTcatcacccccatgctgaaccccttgatctacagtctgaggaacaGAGAGCTTAAGGATGCTCTGAAAAGAGCAACGATGAGGTTCCTGCCGTCCTAA